In Amycolatopsis methanolica 239, a single genomic region encodes these proteins:
- a CDS encoding DUF2293 domain-containing protein encodes MAAKLHSRVASVAGAALAQRKYVAPVEVFTALGWVHPSRVEEWRRGRFSPLAKELPVDTARIAEALECLGSWARANGLSPSDSAYVAGTRDRRDLRFTEDDALDRLCRTHWLAPGLTDKQRARLTERQNKAPDLAVTIAGNDWTCAGCATRGAAGDLHLPEGDGHLCLACADFDHLVFLPAGNAALSRRAKLESTLAVLVLRFNRRRKRHERQGILVEDAALERAEQQCLADEDVRARRRERDAHRRAAQDVEFQAAFAEVVRRLYPGCPAERAQLIAEHAGTRGSGRVGRSAAGRALDEEAVRLAVIASVRHLDTAYDRLLMDGVPRADARERIRADLDRVLEGWAQPSAG; translated from the coding sequence ATGGCCGCCAAACTGCACAGCCGCGTCGCCTCCGTGGCGGGCGCCGCGCTCGCCCAGCGCAAGTACGTCGCTCCCGTCGAGGTGTTCACCGCACTCGGCTGGGTGCATCCCTCCCGCGTCGAAGAGTGGCGCCGTGGGCGGTTCAGCCCCCTCGCCAAGGAACTGCCCGTCGACACCGCGCGCATCGCCGAAGCCCTGGAGTGCCTCGGCAGCTGGGCGCGCGCCAACGGGCTGAGCCCGTCCGACAGCGCATACGTCGCGGGCACCCGGGATCGCCGCGACCTGCGGTTCACCGAGGACGACGCGCTCGATCGCCTGTGCCGCACGCATTGGCTGGCCCCAGGCCTGACGGACAAGCAACGCGCACGCCTGACCGAGCGACAGAACAAGGCGCCGGACCTCGCCGTGACCATCGCCGGCAACGACTGGACCTGCGCCGGGTGCGCGACCCGTGGCGCGGCCGGGGACCTGCATCTGCCCGAAGGCGACGGCCACCTGTGCCTCGCCTGCGCCGACTTCGACCACCTGGTCTTCCTGCCCGCCGGCAACGCCGCGCTGTCCCGCCGCGCGAAGCTGGAGAGCACCCTCGCCGTGCTGGTCCTGCGGTTCAACCGGCGGCGCAAACGCCATGAGCGGCAAGGGATCCTCGTCGAAGACGCCGCGCTCGAACGCGCCGAACAGCAGTGCCTCGCCGACGAGGACGTCCGCGCCCGGCGCCGGGAACGGGACGCGCACCGCCGGGCCGCGCAGGACGTCGAGTTCCAGGCCGCGTTCGCGGAGGTCGTCCGGCGGCTGTACCCGGGCTGCCCGGCCGAACGGGCCCAGCTGATCGCCGAGCACGCGGGAACCAGGGGCAGCGGGCGCGTCGGGCGGTCCGCGGCCGGGCGGGCGCTCGACGAGGAAGCCGTGCGGCTCGCGGTGATCGCCTCGGTGCGGCACCTCGACACCGCCTACGACCGGCTGCTCATGGACGGCGTGCCGCGCGCCGACGCCCGGGAGCGGATCCGGGCGGATCTGGACCGGGTGCTGGAAGGGTGGGCCCAGCCTTCAGCCGGGTGA
- a CDS encoding prolyl oligopeptidase family serine peptidase: protein MADEDPYLWLEDVTGERALDWVRQRNAESVAELTGGTRFEQLRDEAREVLDADDRIPYIRRRGEYFYNFWQDAAHPRGLWRRTTLDSYRTERPDWDVLLDVDALAEAEGENWVWQGAAVLRPSYRRGLAELSRGGADAAVVREFDLEAREFVAGGFELPEAKSRVGWIDEDRIYVGTNFGPGSMTASGYPRIMKEWRRGTPLAEAVTVFEGKPDDVAVFAYHDPTPGFQRDFVGRAIDFYRTEKFLRTPDGLVKLDVPEDAQTSTHKEWLLIRTRTAWTVGGRDYAPGTLLAARFDDYLAGERDLTVLFEPDGRTSLEAWDWTCNHLLLTTLADVHTELHVLTPGEDGWRREPLAGAPELGTAEIVDTDPDHSDEYLLNTSGFTQPATLCYGHVGGETEILKQAPARFDASDITVEQHFATSKDGTRIPYFVVRPRNGDGPTMLTGYGGFEVSRLPAYSGVTGRGWLARGGTYVLANIRGGGEYGPGWHTGAIKENRYLVYEDFAAVAADLVERGITTPERLGIHGGSNGGLLMGVMLTRYPGLFGAIVSQVPLLDMKRYHLLLAGASWMAEYGDPDDPAEWEYISKYSPYQNVHKGRKYPPTLFMTSTRDDRVHPAHARKMMARMLEQGHDVRYYENIEGGHGAAADNEQLAYKWALLFEFLWQQLSS from the coding sequence ATGGCTGACGAAGACCCGTACCTCTGGCTCGAGGACGTGACCGGCGAGCGGGCGCTCGACTGGGTCCGGCAGCGCAACGCCGAATCGGTCGCCGAGCTCACCGGCGGCACGCGGTTCGAGCAGCTGCGCGACGAGGCCCGCGAGGTGCTCGACGCCGACGACCGGATCCCCTACATCCGCCGCCGCGGCGAGTACTTCTACAACTTCTGGCAGGACGCGGCGCACCCGCGCGGCCTGTGGCGGCGCACCACGCTCGACTCCTACCGCACCGAGCGGCCCGACTGGGACGTCCTGCTCGACGTGGACGCCCTGGCCGAGGCCGAGGGCGAGAACTGGGTCTGGCAGGGCGCGGCGGTGCTGCGGCCGTCGTACCGGCGCGGGCTGGCCGAACTGTCCCGCGGTGGCGCGGACGCGGCCGTCGTGCGCGAGTTCGACCTGGAGGCGCGGGAGTTCGTCGCGGGCGGGTTCGAACTCCCGGAGGCCAAGAGCCGCGTCGGCTGGATCGACGAGGACCGCATCTACGTCGGCACCAACTTCGGCCCCGGCTCGATGACGGCGTCCGGCTATCCGCGGATCATGAAGGAGTGGCGCCGCGGCACCCCGCTCGCCGAGGCCGTCACGGTCTTCGAAGGCAAGCCCGATGACGTCGCGGTGTTCGCCTACCACGACCCGACGCCCGGGTTCCAGCGCGACTTCGTCGGCCGCGCCATCGACTTCTACCGCACGGAGAAGTTCCTGCGCACCCCCGACGGCCTGGTCAAGCTCGACGTGCCGGAGGACGCGCAGACCAGCACCCACAAGGAGTGGCTGCTGATCCGCACCCGCACGGCCTGGACGGTCGGCGGCCGCGACTACGCGCCCGGCACGCTGCTCGCCGCGCGGTTCGACGACTACCTGGCAGGCGAGCGCGACCTCACCGTCCTGTTCGAGCCGGACGGGCGCACCTCGCTGGAGGCCTGGGACTGGACGTGCAACCACCTGCTGCTCACCACCCTCGCCGACGTGCACACCGAGCTGCACGTGCTCACCCCCGGCGAGGACGGCTGGCGCCGCGAGCCGCTGGCCGGGGCTCCGGAGCTGGGCACCGCGGAAATCGTCGACACCGATCCCGACCACAGCGACGAGTACCTGCTCAACACCAGCGGCTTCACCCAGCCCGCGACCCTCTGCTACGGGCACGTCGGGGGCGAGACCGAGATCCTGAAGCAGGCCCCGGCCCGCTTCGACGCCTCGGACATCACCGTCGAGCAGCACTTCGCCACCTCGAAGGACGGCACGCGGATCCCGTACTTCGTGGTGCGGCCGCGCAACGGGGACGGTCCGACGATGCTCACCGGCTACGGCGGGTTCGAGGTGTCCCGCCTGCCCGCGTACAGCGGTGTGACCGGCCGCGGCTGGCTCGCGCGCGGCGGCACCTACGTGCTCGCGAACATCCGCGGCGGCGGCGAGTACGGGCCGGGCTGGCACACCGGCGCGATCAAGGAGAACCGGTACCTGGTCTACGAGGACTTCGCCGCGGTCGCCGCGGACCTCGTCGAGCGCGGCATCACGACGCCGGAACGCCTGGGCATCCACGGCGGCAGCAACGGCGGCCTGCTGATGGGCGTCATGCTCACCCGCTACCCCGGGCTGTTCGGCGCGATCGTCAGCCAGGTTCCGCTGCTGGACATGAAGCGCTACCACCTGCTGCTGGCCGGCGCGTCCTGGATGGCCGAGTACGGCGACCCGGACGATCCGGCGGAATGGGAGTACATCTCGAAGTACTCGCCCTACCAGAACGTCCACAAGGGACGGAAGTACCCGCCCACGCTGTTCATGACGTCCACCCGCGACGACCGGGTGCACCCGGCGCACGCGCGCAAGATGATGGCGCGCATGCTCGAGCAGGGGCACGACGTGCGGTACTACGAGAACATCGAGGGCGGGCACGGCGCCGCGGCGGACAACGAGCAGCTGGCCTACAAGTGGGCGCTGCTGTTCGAGTTCCTCTGGCAGCAGCTCAGCAGCTGA
- a CDS encoding LysM peptidoglycan-binding domain-containing protein, with amino-acid sequence MSVLTLEEWLVRRAPEEGAGGRVPVRPRRPEVRRPPTRARVVAGRRPGPVAACPRRIAPRWPWLAAVGVAIALAVTGLGVFAGSFAPDVPERTATVAVAPGETLWDLARQYAPGSDAGGVVERIEELNHLSAESVVPGLLLTVPVESGSVITGS; translated from the coding sequence ATGTCGGTGCTGACACTTGAGGAGTGGTTGGTCCGGCGCGCGCCGGAGGAGGGCGCGGGCGGGCGCGTGCCGGTGCGGCCGCGTCGTCCGGAGGTGCGCCGTCCGCCGACGCGGGCGCGCGTGGTCGCCGGCCGCCGTCCCGGTCCGGTCGCCGCCTGCCCCCGCCGGATCGCGCCGCGGTGGCCGTGGCTCGCCGCGGTCGGGGTCGCCATCGCGCTCGCCGTCACCGGGTTGGGTGTTTTCGCCGGCTCGTTCGCGCCGGACGTCCCGGAGCGGACGGCCACCGTCGCGGTCGCGCCGGGGGAGACGTTGTGGGATCTGGCGCGGCAGTACGCGCCGGGGAGCGACGCAGGTGGCGTGGTTGAGCGCATCGAAGAGCTGAACCACCTGTCGGCGGAGTCGGTCGTGCCGGGCCTGTTGCTCACCGTGCCGGTCGAATCCGGCTCCGTGATCACGGGCTCGTGA
- the lexA gene encoding transcriptional repressor LexA gives MSEETGETIRRPGGRFGDVHPLPDPEDVEEGLSPRQQQILEVIKAWIDRFGYPPSVREIGEAVGLTSTSSVSHQLRSLQRKGYLRRDANRPRAVGVLTAQAEAETTPLPKPAYVPLVGRIAAGGPVLAEQSIEEVFPLPKDIVGEGEVFLLSVTGDSMVDAAITDGDWVVVRQQPTANNGEIVAAMIDGEATVKTFKQKDGHVWLMPHNEAYDPIPGDEATILGKVVAVIRRL, from the coding sequence GTGTCGGAAGAGACGGGCGAGACGATCCGCAGGCCAGGCGGCCGGTTCGGGGATGTGCATCCCCTCCCCGACCCCGAGGACGTCGAAGAGGGTCTCAGCCCCCGCCAGCAGCAGATCCTCGAAGTCATCAAGGCGTGGATCGACCGCTTCGGCTACCCGCCCAGCGTCCGCGAGATCGGCGAGGCGGTCGGGCTCACCTCCACCTCGTCGGTGTCGCACCAGCTGCGTTCCCTGCAGCGCAAGGGTTACCTGCGCCGAGACGCGAACCGTCCTCGCGCCGTCGGCGTGCTGACCGCGCAGGCCGAGGCCGAGACCACGCCGCTGCCCAAGCCCGCGTACGTGCCGCTGGTCGGCCGCATCGCCGCCGGTGGGCCGGTGCTGGCCGAGCAGTCCATCGAAGAGGTCTTCCCGCTGCCGAAGGACATCGTCGGCGAGGGCGAGGTCTTCCTGCTCAGCGTCACCGGCGACTCGATGGTCGACGCCGCCATCACCGACGGCGACTGGGTGGTCGTGCGCCAGCAGCCGACGGCGAACAACGGCGAGATCGTGGCCGCGATGATCGACGGCGAGGCCACGGTGAAGACGTTCAAGCAGAAGGACGGCCACGTGTGGCTGATGCCGCACAACGAGGCCTACGACCCGATCCCCGGCGACGAAGCCACCATTCTCGGCAAGGTCGTCGCGGTCATCCGCCGTCTCTAG
- a CDS encoding TIGR03086 family metal-binding protein codes for MDIRDLDRRVLAEMDKIVSGLTDLGLRTPCAGWTLGDDPYRAYAKSVDAFLAASADDTVLDREVTVREFGTFPAPVALTMHLVDSVAHGWDLARTLDAPYEPDPEAVHVALRFAERMRTRPRPDDDVFAPAVAIAPDAGELDRFPALTGRDPAWR; via the coding sequence ATGGACATCCGAGACCTCGACCGGCGGGTCCTCGCCGAGATGGACAAGATCGTTTCCGGTCTCACCGACCTCGGCCTGCGGACACCGTGCGCGGGGTGGACGCTCGGTGACGACCCGTACCGCGCCTACGCGAAGTCGGTCGACGCCTTCCTCGCCGCCTCCGCCGACGACACCGTGCTGGACCGCGAGGTGACGGTCCGAGAGTTCGGGACCTTCCCCGCGCCGGTCGCGCTCACCATGCACCTGGTCGACTCGGTCGCGCACGGCTGGGACCTCGCCCGCACCCTCGACGCGCCCTACGAACCCGACCCGGAGGCCGTGCACGTCGCGCTCCGGTTCGCCGAGCGGATGCGCACCCGGCCGCGCCCCGACGACGACGTCTTCGCGCCCGCCGTGGCGATCGCTCCGGACGCCGGTGAACTGGACCGGTTCCCCGCGCTGACCGGCCGCGACCCCGCCTGGCGTTGA
- a CDS encoding LysR substrate-binding domain-containing protein, translating to MVTPDGCSFRMAADRLLGTGGRRLEFDSVSTIRSWVAQGPGVALLPDFAVGGDLADGTLVAQPLAERTELALRVVWRTDREDDLREVLYAMAA from the coding sequence CTGGTCACGCCGGACGGGTGCTCGTTCCGGATGGCCGCCGACCGGTTGCTGGGCACGGGCGGCAGGCGGCTGGAGTTCGACAGCGTGTCGACGATCCGGTCGTGGGTGGCGCAGGGCCCCGGCGTCGCGCTGCTGCCGGACTTCGCGGTCGGCGGCGACCTCGCGGACGGCACGCTCGTCGCGCAGCCCCTGGCGGAGCGCACCGAGCTGGCGTTGCGCGTCGTGTGGCGCACCGACCGCGAGGACGACCTGCGCGAAGTCCTCTACGCGATGGCGGCCTGA
- a CDS encoding vitamin B12-dependent ribonucleotide reductase — MTETVGASTASGKSAKRGKRGLKISRVFTTEGVHPYDEVAWEQRDVVMTNWRDGSVNFEQRGVEFPEFWSMNATNIVTSKYFRGAVGSPQRERSLKQLIDRVVHAYVKAGTEHGYFATATDAEVFEHELTWMLLHQVFSFNSPVWFNVGTSSKQQVSACFILAVDDTMESILDWYKEEGMIFRGGSGAGINLSRIRSSKELLSSGGTASGPVSFMRGADASAGTIKSGGATRRAAKMVVLDVDHPDIEEFIQTKAREEEKIRVLRDAGFDMDLSGADITSVQYQNANNSVRVSDEFMRAVESDAEFGLRARLTGEVIDTVNARKLFRSMAQAAWECADPGLQYDDTINDWHTCPESGRITASNPCSEYMHLDNSSCNLASLNLLKFLKDDGTFDGELFVKAVEFVITAMDISICFADFPTEAIGETTRKFRQLGIGYANLGALLMATGHAYDSDGGRALAASITSLMTGTSYRRSAEMAGVVGAYEGYSRNAEAHQRVMRKHAAANDAIRTMHTNDVAIRDLATREWQKGIEIGAKNGWRNAQASVLAPTGTIGFMMDCDTTGIEPDFSLVKFKKLVGGGSMQIVNQTIPRSLKTLGYQDEQIEAIVEYIAEHGHVVDAPGLRPEHYEVYDCAIGERSIAPMGHVRMMAAVQPFLSGAISKTVNMPETATVEEIEEIYFQGWKLGLKALAIYRDNCKVGQPLSSAKKKAETAEAAEPEKVVEYKPIRKRLPKKRPSQTLSFTVGGAEGYLHAGSYPDDGLGEIFVKLGKQGSTLAGVMDAFSMSISVGLQYGIPLEFYVSKFSNLRFEPAGMTDDPDIRIATSVLDYLFRRLALDYLPYEKRAELGIFTAAERAAQVETGYGSQPAEQVDLEALRSTVDSSPAKAEPAEQPQAVHSTAELMDLHLGKAADAPLCMTCGTKMRPAGSCYACEGCGATSGCS, encoded by the coding sequence ATGACCGAGACCGTGGGTGCGAGCACGGCGAGCGGCAAGTCGGCGAAGCGGGGCAAGCGGGGACTGAAGATCAGCCGGGTGTTCACGACCGAGGGCGTGCACCCGTACGACGAGGTCGCCTGGGAGCAGCGCGACGTCGTCATGACCAACTGGCGTGACGGGTCGGTCAACTTCGAACAGCGGGGCGTCGAGTTCCCCGAGTTCTGGTCGATGAACGCGACCAACATCGTCACCAGCAAGTACTTCCGCGGTGCGGTGGGCAGTCCGCAGCGCGAGCGCAGCCTCAAGCAGCTCATCGACCGCGTCGTGCACGCCTACGTGAAGGCCGGCACCGAGCACGGTTACTTCGCGACGGCCACCGACGCCGAGGTCTTCGAGCACGAGCTCACCTGGATGCTGCTGCACCAGGTCTTCAGCTTCAACTCCCCGGTGTGGTTCAACGTCGGCACCTCCTCCAAGCAGCAGGTCTCCGCCTGCTTCATCCTCGCGGTCGACGACACCATGGAGTCGATCCTCGACTGGTACAAGGAAGAGGGGATGATCTTCCGCGGCGGGTCCGGCGCGGGCATCAACCTCTCCCGCATCCGGTCCTCCAAGGAGCTGCTGTCCTCCGGCGGCACCGCGTCCGGCCCGGTGTCCTTCATGCGTGGCGCCGACGCATCGGCGGGCACCATCAAGTCCGGTGGCGCCACCCGGCGCGCGGCGAAGATGGTCGTCCTCGACGTCGACCACCCGGACATCGAGGAGTTCATCCAGACCAAGGCGCGCGAGGAGGAGAAGATCCGCGTGCTGCGCGACGCGGGCTTCGACATGGACCTCTCCGGCGCCGACATCACATCGGTGCAGTACCAGAACGCGAACAACTCGGTGCGCGTCAGCGACGAGTTCATGCGCGCCGTCGAGTCCGACGCCGAGTTCGGGCTGCGTGCGCGCCTCACGGGCGAGGTCATCGACACCGTGAACGCGCGGAAGCTGTTCCGCTCGATGGCGCAGGCCGCGTGGGAGTGCGCGGACCCTGGGCTGCAGTACGACGACACGATCAACGACTGGCACACCTGCCCCGAGTCGGGCCGGATCACCGCGTCGAACCCGTGCAGCGAGTACATGCACCTGGACAACTCCAGCTGCAACCTGGCGTCGCTGAACCTGCTGAAGTTCCTCAAGGACGACGGCACGTTCGACGGTGAGCTGTTCGTCAAGGCGGTCGAGTTCGTCATCACCGCGATGGACATCTCGATCTGCTTCGCGGACTTCCCGACCGAGGCGATCGGCGAAACCACCCGCAAGTTCCGCCAGCTGGGCATCGGCTACGCCAACCTGGGCGCGCTGCTGATGGCCACCGGGCACGCGTACGACTCCGACGGCGGCCGCGCGCTCGCCGCGAGCATCACCTCGCTGATGACCGGCACGTCCTACCGCCGCTCGGCCGAGATGGCCGGTGTGGTCGGCGCGTACGAGGGCTACAGCCGCAACGCCGAGGCGCACCAGCGCGTCATGCGCAAGCACGCCGCGGCCAACGACGCGATCCGCACGATGCACACCAACGACGTGGCGATCCGCGACCTGGCCACCCGCGAGTGGCAGAAGGGCATCGAGATCGGCGCGAAGAACGGCTGGCGCAACGCGCAGGCCAGCGTGCTCGCGCCGACCGGCACCATCGGCTTCATGATGGACTGCGACACCACCGGGATCGAGCCGGACTTCTCGCTGGTGAAGTTCAAGAAGCTCGTCGGCGGCGGCTCGATGCAGATCGTCAACCAGACCATCCCGCGCTCGCTCAAGACTCTGGGCTACCAGGACGAGCAGATCGAGGCGATCGTCGAGTACATCGCCGAGCACGGCCATGTGGTCGACGCGCCGGGCCTGCGCCCGGAGCACTACGAGGTGTACGACTGCGCCATCGGCGAGCGGTCCATCGCCCCGATGGGCCACGTCCGCATGATGGCCGCGGTGCAGCCGTTCCTGTCCGGCGCGATCTCCAAGACGGTCAACATGCCGGAGACGGCGACGGTCGAGGAGATCGAGGAGATCTACTTCCAGGGCTGGAAGCTGGGCCTCAAGGCGCTGGCGATCTACCGCGACAACTGCAAGGTCGGCCAGCCGCTGTCCAGTGCGAAGAAGAAGGCCGAGACCGCCGAGGCCGCCGAGCCGGAGAAGGTCGTCGAGTACAAGCCGATCCGCAAGCGGCTGCCGAAGAAGCGCCCGAGCCAGACGCTGTCGTTCACGGTCGGCGGCGCGGAGGGCTACCTGCACGCCGGCTCGTACCCGGACGACGGGCTGGGCGAGATCTTCGTGAAGCTGGGCAAGCAGGGGTCGACGCTGGCGGGTGTCATGGACGCCTTCTCGATGTCGATCTCGGTGGGCCTGCAGTACGGCATCCCGCTCGAGTTCTACGTCTCGAAGTTCTCGAACCTGCGCTTCGAGCCGGCAGGCATGACGGACGACCCGGACATCCGGATCGCCACCAGCGTGCTGGACTACCTGTTCCGCCGCCTCGCGCTGGACTACCTGCCGTATGAGAAGCGGGCCGAGCTGGGCATCTTCACCGCGGCCGAGCGGGCCGCCCAGGTGGAGACGGGCTACGGTTCGCAGCCGGCCGAGCAGGTCGACCTGGAGGCGCTGCGCAGCACGGTCGACTCAAGCCCCGCGAAGGCCGAGCCGGCGGAGCAGCCCCAGGCTGTCCACAGCACGGCCGAGCTGATGGACCTGCACCTCGGCAAGGCCGCCGACGCGCCGTTGTGCATGACCTGCGGAACGAAGATGCGCCCCGCGGGCTCCTGCTACGCCTGCGAGGGCTGCGGCGCCACCTCCGGATGCAGCTGA
- a CDS encoding CBS domain-containing protein, with translation MRIADLLRSKGNWVATVRPESSITDLLAGLAEHNVGAMVVAGEDGIAGIVSERDVVRKLNDHGPALLERPVSEIMTTVVATCTPRDSVDDLSVLMTQRRVRHVPVVEGGRLVGIVSIGDVVKSRMEELEATQQQLAAYIAQG, from the coding sequence ATGCGGATCGCCGACTTACTGCGGAGCAAGGGGAACTGGGTGGCCACGGTGCGGCCCGAGTCGTCCATCACCGATCTGCTCGCCGGGCTGGCGGAGCACAACGTGGGCGCGATGGTCGTGGCCGGGGAGGACGGCATCGCGGGCATCGTGTCGGAGCGGGACGTGGTGCGGAAGCTCAACGACCACGGGCCCGCCCTGCTGGAGCGGCCGGTGTCGGAGATCATGACGACGGTGGTGGCGACGTGCACCCCGCGTGATTCGGTGGACGACCTGAGCGTGCTGATGACCCAGCGCCGGGTGCGGCACGTGCCCGTCGTGGAGGGCGGGCGCCTGGTCGGGATCGTCAGCATCGGCGATGTGGTGAAGAGCCGGATGGAAGAACTGGAGGCGACGCAGCAGCAACTGGCCGCCTACATCGCGCAGGGCTGA
- a CDS encoding SDR family oxidoreductase — protein sequence MSETILVAGGTGVLGRAVARRLLEPEREVRVLSRRPAPDGTAYAWRTGDLRTRQGIDAAVADADVIVHCATTLGGKDVATTRSLLDIARRHGEPHVVYISIVGVDRVPLPYYRAKLAAEEAVVASGLPWTILRATQFHDLLCRVVEVQRHLPAVLYPAGFRFQPVDAGEVAARLADLALHDPAGRAPDMGGREVRDFADLARSYLRHRGRRRVLVPVPLPGATARAYRAGHHLTPDTSGRTTFEEFLAAQAAIA from the coding sequence ATGAGCGAAACGATCCTCGTCGCCGGTGGTACCGGTGTGCTCGGCCGGGCGGTCGCCCGGCGTCTGCTCGAGCCGGAGCGGGAGGTGCGGGTGCTGAGCCGTCGTCCGGCGCCGGACGGCACGGCCTACGCCTGGCGCACCGGCGACCTCCGCACCCGGCAGGGCATCGACGCGGCGGTGGCGGACGCGGACGTGATCGTGCACTGCGCGACCACGCTCGGCGGCAAGGACGTCGCCACCACCAGGAGTCTCCTCGACATCGCGCGGCGCCACGGTGAACCGCACGTCGTGTACATCTCGATCGTCGGCGTCGACCGGGTCCCGCTCCCGTACTACCGCGCGAAGCTCGCCGCGGAGGAGGCCGTCGTCGCGTCGGGGCTGCCGTGGACGATCCTGCGGGCCACCCAGTTCCACGACCTGTTGTGCCGCGTCGTGGAGGTCCAGCGCCACCTGCCGGCCGTCCTGTACCCGGCCGGGTTCCGGTTCCAGCCGGTCGACGCGGGTGAGGTGGCCGCGCGCCTGGCGGACCTTGCCCTCCACGACCCCGCCGGCCGGGCGCCGGACATGGGCGGCCGCGAGGTGCGGGATTTCGCCGACCTGGCCCGGAGCTACCTGCGCCACCGGGGCCGCCGGCGCGTGCTCGTGCCGGTCCCGCTCCCCGGCGCCACCGCCCGCGCCTACCGGGCCGGTCACCACCTGACGCCGGACACCTCGGGCCGCACCACCTTCGAGGAGTTCCTGGCCGCTCAGGCCGCCATCGCGTAG
- the nrdR gene encoding transcriptional regulator NrdR: MRCPFCRHADSRVVDSREVDEGQAIRRRRSCSACGRRFTTSETMVLAVVKRSGVTEQFSRDKVVRGVRRACQGRPVDDDALQQLAQRVEESIRAAGVAEIPSHEVGLAILGPLRELDEVAYLRFASVYRSFSSVEDFEKEIADLRKAMADKHGDESAAGE; the protein is encoded by the coding sequence GTGCGTTGCCCGTTCTGCCGTCACGCCGACTCCCGGGTCGTCGACTCGCGGGAAGTGGACGAGGGGCAGGCCATCCGCCGCAGGCGGTCCTGCTCGGCCTGCGGTCGCCGGTTCACCACGTCCGAGACGATGGTGCTGGCGGTCGTCAAGCGTTCCGGGGTCACCGAGCAGTTCAGCAGGGACAAGGTGGTCCGGGGAGTGCGCCGGGCCTGCCAGGGCAGGCCGGTCGACGACGACGCGTTGCAGCAGCTCGCCCAGCGGGTCGAGGAGTCGATCCGCGCGGCCGGAGTCGCCGAGATCCCGAGCCACGAGGTCGGCCTCGCCATCCTCGGGCCGCTGCGGGAACTCGACGAGGTCGCCTACCTCCGGTTCGCCAGCGTCTACCGCTCCTTCTCATCGGTCGAGGACTTCGAGAAGGAGATCGCGGACCTGCGCAAGGCCATGGCAGACAAGCACGGCGACGAAAGCGCGGCCGGGGAATGA
- a CDS encoding MFS transporter produces the protein MPAQLPRADQRLHPDPAARAKALGAWAAITGVALAAGPIAGGLLVDLADWRAVFFVNVPLAALGLALTRGRETAPAGRGFDVRSQPATCVFLGLLTEAIVDAQPVAAVLALLVLALFVHRERRSAAPSVPPVLVRSRGVAVNLFAGAAVNFVLSGALFAVTLLLQDERHLTPVETGLAFLPLTLPTAFNPLLTSRIVASRGPRLPVVAGLTLLTAGAVVLAATVHAPYPLLACGLLLLGLGVSLALPALVTGVVTAAPDGYAGTAGGLLNAVRQVGATVDVAAMGAVVATGAFGWAFVLAAAVAASGQLLSCCQRNSNSSAHL, from the coding sequence GTGCCTGCCCAGCTCCCTCGCGCTGATCAGCGCCTGCACCCCGACCCGGCCGCGCGGGCGAAGGCGCTCGGCGCGTGGGCGGCCATCACCGGCGTCGCGCTCGCCGCCGGGCCGATCGCGGGCGGGCTGCTGGTCGACCTCGCGGACTGGCGGGCGGTGTTCTTCGTCAACGTGCCGCTCGCGGCCCTCGGCCTGGCCCTCACACGTGGCCGCGAGACCGCGCCCGCCGGTCGCGGCTTCGACGTCCGGAGCCAGCCCGCCACGTGCGTGTTCCTCGGCCTGCTGACCGAGGCGATCGTCGACGCCCAGCCCGTCGCGGCCGTCCTCGCGCTGCTGGTGCTCGCGTTGTTCGTCCACCGGGAGCGCCGGTCGGCGGCCCCGTCCGTGCCGCCGGTCCTGGTGCGCAGCCGGGGCGTCGCGGTGAACCTGTTCGCCGGCGCGGCGGTGAACTTCGTGCTCTCCGGCGCCTTGTTCGCGGTGACCCTGCTGCTGCAGGACGAGCGTCACCTCACCCCCGTCGAGACCGGGCTGGCGTTCCTCCCGCTCACCTTGCCGACCGCGTTCAACCCGTTGTTGACCAGCCGGATCGTCGCCTCCCGCGGTCCGCGCCTCCCGGTCGTCGCCGGGCTGACCCTGCTGACCGCAGGCGCCGTTGTCCTGGCCGCGACCGTCCACGCGCCCTACCCGCTGCTGGCGTGCGGGCTCCTGTTGCTCGGCCTCGGTGTCTCCCTCGCCCTGCCCGCGCTCGTCACCGGCGTGGTGACCGCCGCGCCCGACGGCTACGCCGGAACCGCCGGTGGCCTGCTCAACGCCGTCCGCCAGGTCGGGGCGACCGTCGACGTCGCGGCGATGGGCGCGGTGGTGGCCACCGGCGCGTTCGGCTGGGCGTTCGTGCTCGCCGCCGCGGTGGCGGCGAGCGGTCAGCTGCTGAGCTGCTGCCAGAGGAACTCGAACAGCAGCGCCCACTTGTAG